The bacterium genome contains the following window.
AAGTAGCCGACGTCCTGCTGCAAAAGCCTCGGGTCCGTGAAGCTCGGCGGCGGCAACATGCCGCGCGCGATCACCACGCCGCGCCCGCTGCCGGTGGCGTCATGGCACGGCGTGCAATAGATCGCATAGCGATCGCGCCCGCGCTCGAGAAGGGCGAGCGTCAGCTCGATGCCGTCGGGCAACCGCTCGATGAAGCGTTCGCCGTCCTTGCCTTCCCAGTAGGCGTCGTCGTCTTTCAGAAACCCGCGCGGAACCGTGCCCTCGACGGGGGGACGCATGGCGCGCCCGTCCGCGAAAAAGCTGCTGGGCTCCTGCATGTCGTAGCGGGCGACGTTGTCCATGTTCCAGTTCGGATGGACCGGCGGCTTGCCGGAGAACTGTCCCTGGCATCCGGCGAGCGCGGCGAGTGCAAGGCCCGCGGCGCAAAAAAGGGCGGCGAAGCGGCGCGTCATGCGGCCTCCTCGACGCGATGGATCGTCGCGCCCATGTCGACGAGCCATTTCACCGTCTCCTCGCCGCGGAATTTCGGATCGTCCGCGTCGATGCTGATGAAGAACCTGTCGTCGGTGACGCGCTCGAAGGCGTGAACCGCGAAAAGCGGGTGATGAAAGCGCGGCAACCGGTTGAAGTGCAGCATTCCGAACACGGCGCCGAGCGCGCCGAACAGCACGCCGATCTCGAAGGTGATCGGCACGAATGCCGGCCACGAGAAAAACGGCTTGCCCGCGATGACAAGCGGCTGCGCGACGGCACTGGCCCACCACTGCAACACCATGCCGCCGGCGGCGCCGGACAGGCCGCAGACGAGCGTGACCCACCCGACCTTGGAGCGCGAAAGGCCCATCGCCTTTTCGAGTCCGTGAACGGGGAAGGGCGAGTGGGCGTCCCAGTTCGCGAATCCCGCGTCGCGAACCTTCTCGCAGGCGGAAAACAGGCCGTGCGTCGTTTCGAATTCGGCCAGGACGCCGATGAGCCGGACGGGATGGGCGGTCATCGTCCGCCTCCGTGGGCATGGGCGCCGTGCGGGTTGGCGCCCGGCAGCACGGTCTTCACCTCGGCCATCGCCACGATCGGCAGGAAACGCACGAACAGGCAGAACATGGTGAAGAACAGGCCAAAGCTCCCGACGAGGCAGGAGATATCCCAGAACGTCGGCGAGAAGTAATCCCAGGACGAGGGCAGGAAGTCCCGGTGAAGGCTCGTCACGATGATGACGAAGCGTTCAAACCACATGCCGATGTTCACGAAGATCGACATCACGAAAAGGATGGGGATGCTCGTGCGCGCCTTTTTGAACCAGAAGATCTGCGGCGAAAGCACGTTGCACGAGATCATCGTCCAGTAAGCCCAGGCGTAGGGCCCGAAAGCGCGGTTGACGAAGGCGAACTGCTCGTACGGGTTGCCCGAGTACCAGGAGATGAAAAACTCCATCCCATAGGCGTAGCCGACCATCATGCCCGTCACAAGGATGATCTTCGCCATGTTCTCGAAATGGCGGATCGTCACGATGTGCTCGAGATTGAACGCCCACCGGGCGATCACCATCAGCGTGATGACCATGGCGAAGCCCGAAAAAATCGCGCCCGCGACGAAATACGGAGGGAAGATCGTCGTGTGCCAGCCGGGCAGCACTGACACCGCGAAGTCGAACGACACGATGCTGTGGACCGAAAGCACGAGCGGCGTGGAAAGGCCGGCCAGCAGCAGGTACGCCTTTTCGTAGTTCAGCCAGTGCCGGTTCGACCCGCGCCAGCCAAGCGCGACGACGCCGTAGAGCACCTTGCCCGCGCGGTGTTTGGCGCGATCGCGCAGCGTGGCGAGGTCGGGGATGAGGCCGGTGTACCAGAACAAAAGGGACACCGTGCCGTAGATCGACACCGCGAACACGTCCCACAAAAGCGGGCTGCGGAAGTTCGGCCAGACCGACATCTGATTCGGAATCGGGAACAGATAGTAAGCCAGCCACACGCGGCCGACGTGAATGCCCGGGAATGTCAGGGCGCACATGACGGCGAAGATCGTCATCGCCTCGGCGAAACGGTTGATCGACGTGCGCCACTTCTGCCGGAACAGGAAGAGGATCGCGGAGATCAGCGTGCCCGCGTGACCGATACCGACCCAGAAGACGAAGTTCGTGATGTCCCACGCCCAGCCGACCGGGATCATCAGGCCCCAGATGCCGACGCCCTCCCAGAACAGATAGCCGATCGCCACGCCGAACCACGCGAGCATCGTGATCGAGACGGCGAACAGCACCCACCACGCCTTGGGCGTCCGGGTTTCCGTCGGACGGCAGACGGCTTCCGTGACCGCGGAGAACGATTGCTCGCCGAGAATCAGCGGGTGGCGCCCGTCGATCGGGTCGTACGCCTCGGTGTTCTCCGGAACGTATCGTTCCATGGTGCGGACTTCTGTCGCCATGTCCTATCCCAGCGCCGGGTTCGGGTTACGGATCTTCGCCAGATACGTCGTGCGCGGCCGCGTGTTGATCTCCGCCAGCATCGCGTATTCGCGCGGCAGGGCTTTCTTTTTCGCCACGCGCGAGGTCTTGTCGTTGATATCGCCAAAGACGATCGCGTTGGTCGGGCAGGTCTGCGCGCACGCGGGGACGATCGCGCCGTCAGGCACCACGCCGTCGCCGTGCGCCTTCGCGTCGATGCGCGCGACCGAAATCCGCTGAACGCAGTACGTGCA
Protein-coding sequences here:
- a CDS encoding cytochrome c, which gives rise to MTRRFAALFCAAGLALAALAGCQGQFSGKPPVHPNWNMDNVARYDMQEPSSFFADGRAMRPPVEGTVPRGFLKDDDAYWEGKDGERFIERLPDGIELTLALLERGRDRYAIYCTPCHDATGSGRGVVIARGMLPPPSFTDPRLLQQDVGYFYNVITHGVRNMPAYAAQIPVADRWAIAAYVRALQRSASATIDEVPDDIKDQRGWTP
- a CDS encoding DUF3341 domain-containing protein; translation: MTAHPVRLIGVLAEFETTHGLFSACEKVRDAGFANWDAHSPFPVHGLEKAMGLSRSKVGWVTLVCGLSGAAGGMVLQWWASAVAQPLVIAGKPFFSWPAFVPITFEIGVLFGALGAVFGMLHFNRLPRFHHPLFAVHAFERVTDDRFFISIDADDPKFRGEETVKWLVDMGATIHRVEEAA
- the nrfD gene encoding polysulfide reductase NrfD — encoded protein: MERYVPENTEAYDPIDGRHPLILGEQSFSAVTEAVCRPTETRTPKAWWVLFAVSITMLAWFGVAIGYLFWEGVGIWGLMIPVGWAWDITNFVFWVGIGHAGTLISAILFLFRQKWRTSINRFAEAMTIFAVMCALTFPGIHVGRVWLAYYLFPIPNQMSVWPNFRSPLLWDVFAVSIYGTVSLLFWYTGLIPDLATLRDRAKHRAGKVLYGVVALGWRGSNRHWLNYEKAYLLLAGLSTPLVLSVHSIVSFDFAVSVLPGWHTTIFPPYFVAGAIFSGFAMVITLMVIARWAFNLEHIVTIRHFENMAKIILVTGMMVGYAYGMEFFISWYSGNPYEQFAFVNRAFGPYAWAYWTMISCNVLSPQIFWFKKARTSIPILFVMSIFVNIGMWFERFVIIVTSLHRDFLPSSWDYFSPTFWDISCLVGSFGLFFTMFCLFVRFLPIVAMAEVKTVLPGANPHGAHAHGGGR